The genomic interval CCAGGGGCTCGTCTGGGAGTGTGACCCGACGAAGCCGGGACAGGGTGTGGCGCGGCCCATGCTGGGTGCCTTCGTCCACGAGGCCGCGGCGGTGGATGAGCTGGGCCGGCGCCTGTACCTCACGGAGGACACGCCCACGGGGCGCTTCTATCGCTTCACGTCGGCGAAGTGGCCGTCGCTCGAGGAAGGCACGCTGGAGGCCGCGCAGGTCATCAGCGACGCGCGCTCGGGCGCGCGGGTGCGCTGGGTGCCGGTCTCGCCGCTGACGTCCGCCGCGATGCAGGCCAACGCGAAGGAGACGACCGTGTTCGCCGGCGGCGAGGGCTGCTGGAGCGAGAGCGGCATCGTGTACTTCACGACGAAGCACGACAACCGCGTCTGGGCGTACACGCCGCTGACCAGCCGGCTCGAGGTGCTCTACGACGCGGCGACGTACCCGGACGCGCCGCTGCGAGGCGTGGACAACCTCACCCTGTCCAAGGCCCGCGAGGTGTTCGTCTGCGAGGACGGCGATGACATGCAGCTGTGCCTGCTCACGCCGGACCGGAAGGTGACGCCGTTCCTCCAGGTGATGGGACAGCCGGGCTCGGAGCTGGCGGGCGCGGCGTTCAGCCCCGATGGCAGACGGATGTACCTCAGCTCGCAGCGCGGCCCGGATGGGCGCGGGTTGACGTACGAGGTGTCGGGCCCGTTCAGGACGCGTCCGGCATAGCCTGTCGCCTGGCGACCCGCCGGACGAGCATCCCGCTGGAAACCTCCCCCCTCTCGGGCATACCTTTTCGGGGCGATGGGAGCCCCGCCCCCCTCACAGCTCGGGCTGTTCGACTCGGCGGGGTCCGCGCGCGAGGAGTCCATCCCGCGCGCCAGCTCCCGCCCCGTCCGCGAGCCGGCGTCGCCTCCCCATACGCAGCCGCATGACGGGCGCCGCCTCCCGGAACGCGAGGACGCGCTCCTCCAGGCCGCGAGCCTCGCGCGGCGGCTGTCGCAGCGCCTCGGCGCGCCCGTGCACCTGCGCCTCACCGACAACCGCGCCACGCTGGTGAGCTTCCGCCGCGTCGCCCAGGGCCTGCGGCTGCGCGTGCACCACCTCTTCCTCGAAGCACCCGACGACGTGGTGCGCGCCATCGCGCTCTACGCCGCGCGCTCCGACGCCAGCGCGGGCGCGCTCCTCGAAGCCTACGCACGCGAGCACCAGGACCTCGTGCGCCGCGAGCGCCGCCCCGGCAAGGCGCTGCGCTCACGCGGCCGCTGCTTCGACCTGCGCGCCGTCCAATCACGCCTCAACACGGACTGGTTCGACGACAGGGTCCAGGTGGACATCGGCTGGGCGCGCCGCCCCTCGAAGGGCCGCAGGCGCTCCATCCACCTGGGCGGCTACGACGCGCGCCTCAGGGAAATCCGCATCCACCCCGCGCTGGACCGGCCCCATATCCCCGCATACGTCGTGGACTACCTCGTCTTCCACTCCATGCTCCACGCCGACCTCCACGAGGAGGACGGCGACGGCCTGGACGCGCAGGGCCGCTGCTCGCCGGGACACTCGCCCGCGTTCCTTCGACGGGAGGACACCTTCCCCCTGAAGGACGCCGCGCAACGCTGGCTTCAGGACAACCACACCTCCCTGCTGCGCGGCTGAGCGTCAGGCCGTGCGCAAACGCGCGCGCTCCGGCCACCCCCCGGATGGCCATGCGCCCGAGCGCCCTGCATGCTCCCCGCCCATGCGCTACTTCAGCGTCGACGAGGCCAATCGACTGGTGCCGCTCTTGAGCCGCACCTTCGAGCACATCCGCCCCTGGGTGGAGCGGGTGCAACAGCTCGTGGAGACGCTCGGCACGCCCGAGGGCAAGGCGCTGGCGAACCACGAGGCCCTGCGCGAGGAGCGCGACGCGCTGCTCGAGAAGGTCCGCGTCGAGCTGCGCCAGTTCCACGAGATGGGCCTGGAAATCAAAGGCGCGCAGGGGCTCGTCGACTTCCGAGCCCACCGCGGTGAAGAGCCCGTCTACCTGTGCTGGCGCATCGGAGAGCCCGCCGTCTCGCACTGGCACGGCATGTACGACGGCTTCTCCGGACGTCGCCCCATCGACAGCCCGGACGAGTTCGCCCCCACCTACTTGAGCTGAGCGCCCCTCACCCGCCGAAGCTCTTCTGCAAGAGCGCCAGCTTGTTGCGCGCGGACAACAGCTGCTGACGCAGCGACTCCGCCTGCCTCGAGATGTCGTTGAAGTCGCGCTCCGCCGCGGCCTGGCTCAGCGACTGCGCCTCGTCCGCCACCTCACCCATGCGGTCCTGGAGCGACTGGAACGACGTGGCCAACGCCGCGTTCTCCTCGGGCGTCTTCGCCTGCTGACGCTGGGCCGCGAACTCCTGCATCCGCACGTTGAGCTCGCCGGCGCTCTGCCCCAGCGAGCCGTAGCGCACGAGCAGGTCCTTGAAGATTTCGGTGCGCTGCTGCAGCTCCAGCGCGCGCGCCTGCACGGCCTCCGCCTGGGTCTGCTGCCTGTCACGCACCTGGGAGATGGCGCCCACCAGTCCGGCGACGCGGCCACGCAGCTCCTCGTCCATGTCGGCCAGCGCCTTGAGGGTGGCGGAGGCCTTCTCCAGGTGCTTCTCCGCCTGGAGGGGCGCGTCCTGGAGCTGCTGGGCCAGGGCCTCGAAGCGCTCCAGTCCCTCGTCGAGGGAGCGGGCGGCCGTGACCAGCGTGGATTCCTGCGGTTTGTCTCGCTTGCTCATGAGCGGCGGCACCATGGCACGCACGCGGCCCGCCCGGTGGACGACTTGGGAGGCAAAACGCATGGGCCTGCACGCCTT from Myxococcus guangdongensis carries:
- a CDS encoding DUF2203 domain-containing protein translates to MRYFSVDEANRLVPLLSRTFEHIRPWVERVQQLVETLGTPEGKALANHEALREERDALLEKVRVELRQFHEMGLEIKGAQGLVDFRAHRGEEPVYLCWRIGEPAVSHWHGMYDGFSGRRPIDSPDEFAPTYLS
- a CDS encoding alkaline phosphatase PhoX, giving the protein MALPLAEDMGDNGGMHRRHFLRFSALGGGSLALGSLGFWRNVYAAPPTPGIGPYGAMADVADANGLRLPRGFTSRVIARSGDVVPGTNHVWHMAPDGGACFAQPDGGWIYTSNSEVSPDGGVSSVRFDAKGQVTGAWRILSGTHVNCAGGPTPWGTWLSCEEHRQGLVWECDPTKPGQGVARPMLGAFVHEAAAVDELGRRLYLTEDTPTGRFYRFTSAKWPSLEEGTLEAAQVISDARSGARVRWVPVSPLTSAAMQANAKETTVFAGGEGCWSESGIVYFTTKHDNRVWAYTPLTSRLEVLYDAATYPDAPLRGVDNLTLSKAREVFVCEDGDDMQLCLLTPDRKVTPFLQVMGQPGSELAGAAFSPDGRRMYLSSQRGPDGRGLTYEVSGPFRTRPA